The Vitis riparia cultivar Riparia Gloire de Montpellier isolate 1030 chromosome 3, EGFV_Vit.rip_1.0, whole genome shotgun sequence genome includes a region encoding these proteins:
- the LOC117911373 gene encoding V-type proton ATPase subunit B 2, with the protein MGVEQNNHDAEEGTLLVGMEYRTVSGVAGPLVILEKVKGPKYQEIVNIRLGDGTTRRGQVLEVDGEKAVVQVFEGTSGIDNKYTTVQFTGEVLKTPVSLDMLGRIFNGSGKPIDNGPPILPEAYLDISGSSINPSERTYPEEMIQTGISTIDVMNSIARGQKIPLFSAAGLPHNEIAAQICRQAGLVKRLEKSGSLLEDVEEDNFAIVFAAMGVNMETAQFFKRDFEENGSMERVTLFLNLANDPTIERIITPRIALTTAEYLAYECGKHVLVILTDMSSYADALREVSAAREEVPGRRGYPGYMYTDLATIYERAGRIEGRKGSITQIPILTMPNDDITHPTPDLTGYITEGQIYIDRQLHNRQIYPPINVLPSLSRLMKSAIGEGMTRRDHADVSNQLYANYAIGKDVQAMKAVVGEEALSSEDLLYLEFLDKFERKFVAQGAYDTRNIFQSLDLAWTLLRIFPRELLHRIPAKTLDQYYSREASN; encoded by the exons ATGGGTGTGGAACAAAACAATCATGATGCAGAGGAGGGAACTCTGTTGGTTGGCATGG AGTACAGAACTGTCTCTGGAGTCGCTGGGCCATTGGTTATCCTTGAGAAAGTCAAG GGACCCAAATATCAAGAGATTGTCAATATTCGTTTGGGAGATGGAACAACTCGACGTGGTCAAGTCCTAGAAGTTGATGGTGAGAAAGCAGTTGTGCAG GTTTTTGAAGGAACTTCTGGAATTGACAACAAATACACAACTGTTCAATTTACAGGGGAG GTTTTGAAAACTCCTGTCTCATTGGATATGCTTGGGCGTATCTTTAATGGTTCAGGGAAACCCATTGATAATGGGCCTCCTATATTGCCAGAGGCTTACTTGGATATTTCTG GGAGTTCCATCAATCCTAGTGAGAGAACATATCCTGAAGAGATGATCCAGACAGGGATTTCTACAATTGATGTCATGAATTCTATTGCCAGAGGACAGAAGATCCCTCTTTTTTCTGCTGCTGGTCTTCCTCATAATGAAATAGCTGCTCAGATATGTCGGCAGGCTGGTCTTGTAAAGAGGTTGGAGAAGTCTGGAAGTCTCCTTGAG GATGTGGAAGAGGACAACTTTGCCATTGTTTTTGCAGCTATGGGAGTAAACATGGAGACTGCACAGTTTTTTAAACGTGATTTCGAGGAAAATGGATCAATGGAGAGAGTGACTCTATTCCTTAACCtg GCCAACGACCCCACCATTGAACGCATCATCACTCCTCGAATTGCTCTCACCACTGCTGAATATTTAGCATATGAATGTGGCAAACATGTTCTGGTCATACTAACAGATATGAGTTCTTATGCAGATGCTCTTCGTGAG GTATCTGCTGCCCGAGAAGAAGTTCCCGGAAGGCGTGGGTATCCTGGGTATATGTATACTGATCTGGCAACAATTTATGAACGTGCTGGACGTATTGAAGGGCGGAAGGGTTCCATTACACAAATCCCAATTTTAACTATGCCCAATGATG ATATAACACATCCCACTCCCGATCTCACGGGTTATATCACTGAGGGCCAGATTTACATTGACAGACAGCTCCACAATAGACAG ATATACCCACCAATCAATGTCCTCCCATCACTGTCTCGTTTAATGAAG AGTGCCATTGGTGAGGGGATGACTCGTAGGGATCATGCCGATGTATCCAATCAG CTCTATGCAAATTATGCAATTGGGAAGGATGTTCAAGCAATGAAAGCTGTGGTTGGAGAAGAAGCACTTTCTTCTGAGGATCTG CTATATCTGGAATTCCTAGACAAATTCGAGAGAAAATTTGTGGCTCAGGGAGCCTATGACACCCGCAACATCTTCCAGTCCCTTGATCTGGCATGGACGCTGCTTCGGATTTTCCCCCGTGAGCTTCTCCACCGTATACCAGCGAAGACCCTCGATCAGTACTACAGTAGAGAAGCCTCAAACTAG
- the LOC117909288 gene encoding sorcin-like, with amino-acid sequence MENLREWFNRVDSEKTGSITATQLKTTLAVGNLEFPLSIVQQMIRMYDFDKNGTMNFQEFVALNKFLLKVQQAFADLERGRGFLVPDEVYEGLVKIGFSLDSPAFYTVCESFDQKKNGRFRLDDFISLCIFIQSARNLFNSFDTAKQGRVTLDLNQFVYCTANCRI; translated from the exons ATGGAGAATCTGAGAGAGTGGTTCAACAGAGTTGACTCAGAGAAAACCGGAAGCATCACTGCGACTCAGCTCAAG ACAACTCTCGCCGTCGGGAACCTCGAATTCCCTCTCTCTATCGTTCAGCAAATGATCAG AATGTATGATTTTGATAAGAATGGGACTATGAACTTCCAAG AGTTTGTTGCGCTTAACAAGTTTCTTCTGAAG GTTCAACAAGCATTTGCGGACCTAGAGAG GGGTCGTGGATTCCTTGTTCCTGATGAAGTTTATGAG GGATTGGTGAAAATTGGATTCTCCCTCGACTCTCCTGCTTTTTACACTGTCTGtgag aGCTTTGATCAAAAGAAGAATGGAAGATTCCGGTTGGATGACTTCATATCTCTCTGTATATTTATACAGTCTGCTCG GAATCTGtttaattcttttgatactGCTAAGCAAGGCAGGGTGACCCTGGATCTCAACCAATTTGTTTACTGCA CTGCAAATTGTAGAATATGA
- the LOC117910035 gene encoding G2/mitotic-specific cyclin-2-like isoform X1, with amino-acid sequence MDSGSHQAKSDLNGASNQQGALRIGGSKFVPQMKRSNRRALGNIDQNILGATLQPCVITKRESSGKDAICMKNPENLAYIPTTRNFAGEMEIEKPTTLASNFRGHEDCKIEDVGEFRDVIDASTPMFVKHTEAILDEIDEIVCEEIEMEDAMEDDLVLDIDGSDIENPLAVVEYIDDIYHFYRKTESLSCVSPAYMSFQFDINQKMRAILIDWLIEVHYKFELMDETLFLTVNLIDRFLERQTVSRKKLQLVGMTAMLLACKYEEVCVPIVEDLIVICDKAYTRTEVLDMEKVMVNTLQFNMSVPTPYVFMRRFLKAAQSDRKLELLSFYIIELCLVEYEMLKFPPSLLAAAAVYTAQCSVLKSSQWSKTSEWHTAYSEDQLMECSRMMVTFHQKAGTGKLTGVHRKYSTHKFGYAARSEPAQFLL; translated from the exons ATGGACTCTGGATCACACCAGGCAAAATCCGATCTCAATGGAGCTTCAAACCAGCAAG gTGCTTTGAGGATAGGTGGTTCCAAGTTTGTTCCACAGATGAAACGCAGCAACCGAAGAGCTCTAGGCAACATCGATCAGAACATCTTGGGAGCTACCCTTCAGCCTTGCGTGATCACAAAAAGAGAATCCTCAGG GAAAGATGCCATCTGCATGAAGAACCCAGAAAATTTAGCATATATACCAACAACAAG GAACTTTGCAGGAGAAATG GAAATTGAGAAACCAACAACTTTGGCCTCAAATTTTCGTGGCCATGAGGATTGCAAGATTGAAGATGTTGGAGAGTTTAGGGATGTTATTGATGCTTCCACCCCAATGTTTGTGAAGCATACAGAAGCAATACTAGATGAAATCGATGAAATTGTTTGC GAGGAGATTGAAATGGAAGATGCAATGGAAGATGACCTTGTCTTGGATATCGACGGTTCTGATATAGAAAACCCGCTTGCTGTTGTTGAGTACATAGATGATATATATCATTTCTACAGGAAAACTGAG AGTCTCAGCTGTGTATCACCGGCCTACATGTCCTTTCAATTCGACATCAACCAGAAAATGAGGGCTATCCTTATTGATTGGCTTATTGAG GTCCACTACAAATTTGAGCTCATGGACGAGACGTTATTCCTCACAGTCAACCTTATAGACAGGTTCCTAGAGCGCCAAACAGTGAGCAGAAAGAAGCTTCAACTGGTAGGCATGACAGCCATGCTTTTGGCATGTAAATATGAGGAGGTTTGTGTTCCCATTGTGGAGGATCTAATTGTGATATGCGATAAGGCTTATACAAGGACGGAAGTTTTGGATATG GAGAAAGTCATGGTGAATACTTTACAATTCAATATGTCTGTTCCAACACCATACGTATTCATGAGGAGATTCCTCAAGGCAGCTCAGTCGGACAGAAAG CTCGAGCTTCTGTCCTTCTACATCATTGAGCTATGCCTGGTTGAGTATGAAATGCTCAAATTCCCACCATCTCTGCTAGCAGCTGCAGCAGTTTACACTGCCCAGTGTAGTGTTCTCAAGTCTAGTCAATGGAGTAAAACATCTGAGTGGCATACTGCGTACTCTGAAGATCAGCTCAT GGAATGCTCTAGGATGATGGTTACTTTCCATCAGAAGGCTGGTACAGGAAAGCTCACTGGAGTGCATAGGAAATACAGTACTCATAAATTTGGCTATGCAGCAAGGTCTGAACCAGCTCAATTCCTCCTTTAG
- the LOC117910035 gene encoding G2/mitotic-specific cyclin-2-like isoform X2 produces the protein MDSGSHQAKSDLNGASNQQGALRIGGSKFVPQMKRSNRRALGNIDQNILGATLQPCVITKRESSGKDAICMKNPENLAYIPTTRNFAGEMEIEKPTTLASNFRGHEDCKIEDVGEFRDVIDASTPMFVKHTEAILDEIDEIEEIEMEDAMEDDLVLDIDGSDIENPLAVVEYIDDIYHFYRKTESLSCVSPAYMSFQFDINQKMRAILIDWLIEVHYKFELMDETLFLTVNLIDRFLERQTVSRKKLQLVGMTAMLLACKYEEVCVPIVEDLIVICDKAYTRTEVLDMEKVMVNTLQFNMSVPTPYVFMRRFLKAAQSDRKLELLSFYIIELCLVEYEMLKFPPSLLAAAAVYTAQCSVLKSSQWSKTSEWHTAYSEDQLMECSRMMVTFHQKAGTGKLTGVHRKYSTHKFGYAARSEPAQFLL, from the exons ATGGACTCTGGATCACACCAGGCAAAATCCGATCTCAATGGAGCTTCAAACCAGCAAG gTGCTTTGAGGATAGGTGGTTCCAAGTTTGTTCCACAGATGAAACGCAGCAACCGAAGAGCTCTAGGCAACATCGATCAGAACATCTTGGGAGCTACCCTTCAGCCTTGCGTGATCACAAAAAGAGAATCCTCAGG GAAAGATGCCATCTGCATGAAGAACCCAGAAAATTTAGCATATATACCAACAACAAG GAACTTTGCAGGAGAAATG GAAATTGAGAAACCAACAACTTTGGCCTCAAATTTTCGTGGCCATGAGGATTGCAAGATTGAAGATGTTGGAGAGTTTAGGGATGTTATTGATGCTTCCACCCCAATGTTTGTGAAGCATACAGAAGCAATACTAGATGAAATCGATGAAATT GAGGAGATTGAAATGGAAGATGCAATGGAAGATGACCTTGTCTTGGATATCGACGGTTCTGATATAGAAAACCCGCTTGCTGTTGTTGAGTACATAGATGATATATATCATTTCTACAGGAAAACTGAG AGTCTCAGCTGTGTATCACCGGCCTACATGTCCTTTCAATTCGACATCAACCAGAAAATGAGGGCTATCCTTATTGATTGGCTTATTGAG GTCCACTACAAATTTGAGCTCATGGACGAGACGTTATTCCTCACAGTCAACCTTATAGACAGGTTCCTAGAGCGCCAAACAGTGAGCAGAAAGAAGCTTCAACTGGTAGGCATGACAGCCATGCTTTTGGCATGTAAATATGAGGAGGTTTGTGTTCCCATTGTGGAGGATCTAATTGTGATATGCGATAAGGCTTATACAAGGACGGAAGTTTTGGATATG GAGAAAGTCATGGTGAATACTTTACAATTCAATATGTCTGTTCCAACACCATACGTATTCATGAGGAGATTCCTCAAGGCAGCTCAGTCGGACAGAAAG CTCGAGCTTCTGTCCTTCTACATCATTGAGCTATGCCTGGTTGAGTATGAAATGCTCAAATTCCCACCATCTCTGCTAGCAGCTGCAGCAGTTTACACTGCCCAGTGTAGTGTTCTCAAGTCTAGTCAATGGAGTAAAACATCTGAGTGGCATACTGCGTACTCTGAAGATCAGCTCAT GGAATGCTCTAGGATGATGGTTACTTTCCATCAGAAGGCTGGTACAGGAAAGCTCACTGGAGTGCATAGGAAATACAGTACTCATAAATTTGGCTATGCAGCAAGGTCTGAACCAGCTCAATTCCTCCTTTAG